One region of Paenibacillus polymyxa M1 genomic DNA includes:
- a CDS encoding alpha/beta hydrolase — MKQRRRTWTRVVFGVISCLLLVVISGFVYESIASKHDKSQYPPLGRMVDAGGYRLHIHKIGAGSPTIVLESGSGESSLSWRDIPEKLSSFATVVSYDRAGYAWSEEANTPRTGENIVRELHTALKNADIQPPYIFVGHSLGGMYSRLYAQTYRNEVAGLVLVDARPENDARRTNKIYAKERPKGNPSPLISILLEKAGAFRLFPNFMLNGRVEYRDRKSFVNIVASPKYFRSVAEEGDLASTTEDAIRGQHLGNLPVRVIARGIQQDLTQFGISKRGNDQIEQSWQIGQREMLNISTNSKFIVAKKSEHMIIHDQPELVIQVIRELISNIHYSRSTVAKTNTDH, encoded by the coding sequence ATGAAACAACGAAGGCGAACCTGGACGAGAGTCGTATTTGGAGTTATCTCTTGCTTACTGCTTGTCGTTATCTCTGGATTTGTGTATGAGTCGATTGCATCCAAACACGATAAGTCGCAATATCCTCCTCTGGGGAGAATGGTCGACGCCGGAGGCTATCGTCTCCATATTCATAAAATAGGTGCTGGCTCTCCGACGATCGTGCTTGAATCAGGAAGCGGGGAAAGTAGCCTGTCCTGGAGGGATATTCCCGAGAAGCTGTCATCCTTCGCCACCGTTGTATCTTATGATCGGGCAGGCTATGCATGGAGCGAGGAGGCAAATACACCACGCACCGGTGAAAACATCGTTCGGGAGCTTCATACTGCTCTAAAGAATGCAGACATCCAACCTCCTTATATCTTTGTAGGTCATTCTCTCGGGGGGATGTACTCAAGGCTTTATGCACAAACATACAGAAACGAAGTAGCAGGACTGGTTCTAGTGGATGCTAGGCCTGAGAATGATGCTCGCCGGACCAATAAGATCTATGCCAAAGAACGACCTAAGGGCAATCCCTCGCCACTCATATCCATTCTCCTAGAAAAAGCAGGGGCTTTCCGTCTGTTTCCCAATTTTATGCTAAACGGACGGGTGGAGTATCGAGATAGAAAATCTTTTGTGAATATTGTTGCTTCCCCTAAGTACTTCCGCTCTGTTGCCGAGGAGGGTGATCTGGCGAGCACTACCGAAGATGCCATACGCGGCCAGCATTTGGGTAACCTCCCTGTGCGTGTGATAGCCCGAGGCATTCAGCAAGATTTGACTCAGTTTGGTATTAGCAAGCGTGGAAATGATCAGATCGAACAAAGCTGGCAAATTGGGCAACGCGAGATGCTCAATATCTCTACCAATAGTAAATTTATTGTTGCCAAGAAGAGCGAGCATATGATTATTCATGATCAACCAGAGCTTGTCATTCAAGTCATCCGTGAGCTCATCTCCAATATCCATTATTCTCGGTCAACCGTTGCTAAAACAAACACTGATCATTAG